The Armatimonadota bacterium region CGTCTTTCGAGGCGAAAAAGTAGCGAACATTGCCGTAATCGGCGTGGGCTACTGCCTTGTCCGGCAGGACCCGTGCTGTGGTCACGGGGTCGAACAGCGAGGCGCCGATAACGTTCCTGGTTTTTGCGGCAGCCTTGATGTACTTGGTCGGGTTGGCACTGAACTGCGAAGGACATCCGCCACAGCACATGTAGTAGCGCACGCCCATGTAGTCGACGTGCAGGCTCTTGGCGGTGACGCTTGGAATTGCCGTTCCGAGCACCGAGCAGCTATAGCCGCCATCCGTATCGGCGCGAGCCGTACCGGGGAGCATGGCGACTGCGATGCCGACGGCTGCAAGCACGCCGGCCCGAAGAATGGAATGA contains the following coding sequences:
- a CDS encoding YHS domain-containing protein; translation: MRFHHSILRAGVLAAVGIAVAMLPGTARADTDGGYSCSVLGTAIPSVTAKSLHVDYMGVRYYMCCGGCPSQFSANPTKYIKAAAKTRNVIGASLFDPVTTARVLPDKAVAHADYGNVRYFFASKDDLATFNKDPKKYTVTPKSEVLYCAVMNQKIASSDKASNYSDLKGVRYYFCCTSCKAPFDKNPSQYTDGLDARIKAATPSK